GGTGCTGCTGGCCCTGGGCTGGCTGATGGCCCGCCAGCTCGGCCGCCGGATCAGCGAGCCGCTGCGCGGCGTCGCCGTGACCGCGCACCAGCTGCGCGAGGGCGACCTCTCCGCACGCGCCGAGGTGCGCGGCACCCCCGAGACCGTCGAGCTGGCCCGGGCCCTGAACGGACTGGCCGAGCGCACCGGCGAGCTCCTCGCCGCCGAACGGGTCGTCGTCGCCGACCTCTCCCACCGCTTGCGCACGCCGGTCACCGCGTTGCGCCTGGACGCCGAGGCCGTCGACGACCCGGCGCTGTCCCAGCGGCTCCAGGAGCACATCACCGTCCTCCAGCTGACCGTCGACCAGATCGTCAAGGAGGCGCGGCGGCCGGTGCAGTCCACGCTGACCGCGCGGTGCGACGCCGCCGCCACGATCGCCGACCGGGTGGCGTTCTGGGCAGCGCTGGCCGAGGACGACGGCCGGCCGCTCGACGTGCAGGTGGCGACCGGCCCGCTGCCGGTGCCGCTCTCGACGACCGACCTCGCCGACCTGCTCGACGTGCTGATCGACAACGTGTTCGCCCACACCGCCGACAACACCGGCTTCGCGGTCGCGCTGACGGCGGGCCAGGGCAGCTGCCGGCTGACTGTGTCCGACGACGGTGCCGGCTGGTCCGACGCGCCCCGGGTGGGCCCGGGTCACACCGGGCTCGGCCTGGACTTCGCTCGTCGTACCGCCCAGAACTGCGGCGGGCACCTCACCACCGGCACCACCGCCTCCGGCGGAGCGCAGATCGAGGTCCGGCTCCCGCTGGTGGAGTGACCACCGGTCCGGTGACGGGTCAGTCGTCGTGGCCACCACCACCGCCGCCCTCGTGCTCACCGCCGTCGTCGTGGTACGTCGGCTGGCTGGTCGGGTGGCTCACCGGCGCGGCGTGCTGCCGGACCGGCGCCGAACGGACCGGAGCGGCGACCTGCGCCGGCACCGGCGGGGCGGTGACGACCGGCGGCGCGATGGTCACGGTGCGGGTCACGGTGGTCACGCAGGCGCGGCCGTGGCGGACGGCCGGCTTCTGGCACGGCGCCCACCGGAAGGTCGGGCCGGGCTTGACCGGCATCGCCTTCGGATAGTGGGGCGCGGACACCGGCACGTTCGGGGCAGCCGCGGGGGCGGCGGCGGAGTAGGCACGCAGGCCACCGGCGAAACCGGCGAGCAGGGCCAGGGCGGCAAGGAGGACGGCGAAGGCTTTCATGCCGCCACGGTGCGGCCTGACTGCCTATGCGCGCCTCGCGGCTGCCTCAAGACCCCGTCAAGCCGCCCGCGGCTCCATGACCCGGACTTGAAGGAGCGATGAGACCTCCTTGCCGCGGGCTCTCGCACTCTGGTCGGCATGACCCCTACCCCACGCAGCCGGGACCGCTTCCGTCTCGGCGTCACGTCCGTGACCGCCATCGTCAGCGCCACCAGCCTGACCGCCGTCGGCTGGTTCGCCGGCGCGGCAGCTCGCGAGCAGCAGACCAAGCAGGCCCGCGACGACGCAGCCAACACGGCAGCCACGGCGAAGGCGGCCCGGGCCCAGGCCAAGTACGAAGCCGCCGTGGCCCGGCAGAAGTCCGCGTCGTACCCCCACAAGGTGCTGCTGCGGTCCCGGCCGCAGCGCACCGTCGTCCACACCCGCTATGTCCACTCGGCTGCGGCCCCGGTGGTCGTCGGCGGCGGCACGTTCGTCCCGCCGCCGTCGTCACCGGCCGGTCCCGCACCGGTGGTGCACAACCCACCTCCCGTCGTGCACGCCCCGCCCCCGCCTCCCCCGCCGCCGCCGGCGCCGTCCTCGGGCTCGCACCATGGGTGAGCACCCCGGCTCCTCGGCGACCTTCGGGGCACTGGGCACCTATGTGTACGTCGCGACCCGCGACCCCGGTGAGCTCGCCGCCGCGCGCGGTCTGACCGAGGCCGTGCTGGCCGAGGTGGACCGCACCTGCAGCCGCTTCCGCGAGGACTCCGACCTGGTCCGCGCCAACGCCGCGGCCGGCCACTGGGTCGAGGTCGACCCGCTGCTGGTCTCCGCGGTCGGCGTCGCGGTCGACGTGGCCCGGGCCACCGACGGGATCGTGCACCCGCTGCTCGGCCGCCAGCTGGTGTCGTGGGGCTACGACCGCGACTTCGGCCGGCTGGTCGACAGCGGTCCGGCCACGCCTCCCCCGGCTCCCGGCCCGCGGTCGTGGTCCGGCCTGGGCCTGGCCGAGGACGCGATCCGGGTCCCGGAGGGGACCGCGCTCGACCTGGGCTCCACCGGCAAGGCTTTCGCCGCAGACCTGGTGGCCACGACCCTGGCCGGAGAGCTGACCACGTCGGCGATCGTCAGCGTCGGCGGCGACCTCGCCGTCTCCCGGCCCGACGGCGTCGCCTGGCCGGTCGCCGTCTCCGGGCAGCTCGACGAGCCCGCCGTGGTCGTCTGGCTCGAGCGGGGCGGCCTGGCCACCTCCAACACCGAGGTCCGCCGCTGGACCCGATCCGGTACGGCGTACCACCACCTGATCGACCCGCGCACCGGCGCCCCGGCCACCACCCCCTGGGTGACCGCGAGCTGCCTGGGCACGACCTCGGTCGCGGCCAACACCGCGAGCACCGCCGCGATCGTGCTCGGCAACGAGGCCACCGCCTGGCTCGCCGCCCACGACGTCACCGCCCGGCTGGTCACCGCCGAGGGCTCGGTACGACGTACCGGCGGCTGGCCCGCCGACGAGGAGGCCGCCGCATGAACGCCTTCCTGCACGGCCCGTCGCTGTGGTATCTCAACCGGAGCACCGGCCTGGTCGTGCTGGCCCTGCTGACGGTCACCACGGTGCTCGGCGTGCTGTCGACCGGGCAGGGCCGGCGGCTCCTGCCGCGCTTCGTCGGCCAGGCGCTGCACCGCAACCTCGCGCTCTGGTCGGTGGTGCTGCTCGGGCTGCACATCACCACGGCGGTGGTCGACAGCTACGTCGACATCCGCTGGTGGCAGGCCGTCGTGCCCTGGGCCGGCGCGTCGTACATGCCGCTCTGGCTCGGCCTGGGCACCCTCTCCTTCGACCTGATCGTGCTGGTCGCGGTGACCTCGCTGGTGCGAGCCCGGATGAAGCACCGCACCTGGCGGTTCGTGCACCTGCTGGCGTACGGCGCCTGGGGCGTGGCGGTCGCGCACGGCCTCGGCATCGGCACCGACCTGCGACAGGCCGGCTGGGAGCGGGACGCGGTCTACGCCGCGGTCGCCCTGGTCGCCGGGGTCGCCCTGATCCGCCTGGTGGGCGCCACCGCCCGCCTCGCCCTCCGAGAGGCCACCCGATGAACAGCTCCCCGATCGCGGTCTGCGAGGACCCCGACGTCCACGCGGGACCCGCCCTCTTCTCCGGGCTCGACAGCGGACCGTCGCTCGCCGCCCACCGCGAGCAGTACGGCGACGTGCCGCGGATCTCGCTCGCGGACCTGACCGCGGCCATCGACCGGACCGGCCTGCGCGGCCGCGGAGGGGCGGCCTTCCCCTTCGCGATCAAGCTCCGTGCTGCCGCCGACGGCTCGCGCCGGCCGGTGGTCGTCATCAACCTCAGCGAGGGTGAGCCGGCCAGCAGCAAGGACAGCGCCTTGGCGCGGACCCGACCCCACCTGGTGCTGGACGGTGCGGTGGCCACGGCGCGAGCCCTCGGCGCCCACGCGGTGCACGTCGTCCTCCCCGGCGACCGGCCGCTCACCGTCGCCGCCATGGACGCCGCCATCGCCGAACGGCACGACCGCCGGATGCGGCTGGTCCGGCACGTGGCCTCGCCGCGGTTCGTCGCCGGCCAGGCGCGGGCGGTCCTCGAGCTGATGGCCGGGCGCCCCAACCTCCCGGTGACCGCCTGGACCCCCGAGGCGGTCGCCGGGCACCGGTCGCGGCCGACCCTGCTCTCCAACGCCGAGACCTGGGCCCACGTCGGACGACTGCTCCACACCGGTCCGCCGGCGGGCCTGGGCACCGACGACGAGCCCGGCACCACGCTGCTCACGCTGCGGCTGCCCGGCGCCCGGGTCGCCGTCCGCGAGGTGCAGTACGGCGCGTCACTGCGGTCGGTGCTGCCCGCCAAGGACGACGCGGCCGTGCTGCTGGGCGGCTTCCACGGCACCTGGACCACCGCTCGGGCCGCCCGCCGGCTGAAGGTCTCGGTGCCGGGCTTCCGGGAGTCAGGCCTGGCGCTCGGCGCGGGACTGGTGCTCGCCGTGGACGACTGCCCGGTGGCCTGGACCCAGCGGATCGTCGCCTACCTGGCCGGCCAGAGCGCG
This genomic window from Nocardioides cynanchi contains:
- a CDS encoding sensor histidine kinase — its product is MRSRISWLVLATTSAIVMAFVIPLCLLVRTLAADRAMSAADQAARNVALVVTGLHGGQQLDGYLSDLNRSIVPQVAVLTTNGRSLGTTEDLRQDPDVRRALTGEGFRVTDSDGGAVLLPVAVRHGTVVVRASVSESDLRRGVAAAWSGIIGLGLVLLALGWLMARQLGRRISEPLRGVAVTAHQLREGDLSARAEVRGTPETVELARALNGLAERTGELLAAERVVVADLSHRLRTPVTALRLDAEAVDDPALSQRLQEHITVLQLTVDQIVKEARRPVQSTLTARCDAAATIADRVAFWAALAEDDGRPLDVQVATGPLPVPLSTTDLADLLDVLIDNVFAHTADNTGFAVALTAGQGSCRLTVSDDGAGWSDAPRVGPGHTGLGLDFARRTAQNCGGHLTTGTTASGGAQIEVRLPLVE
- a CDS encoding FAD:protein FMN transferase: MGEHPGSSATFGALGTYVYVATRDPGELAAARGLTEAVLAEVDRTCSRFREDSDLVRANAAAGHWVEVDPLLVSAVGVAVDVARATDGIVHPLLGRQLVSWGYDRDFGRLVDSGPATPPPAPGPRSWSGLGLAEDAIRVPEGTALDLGSTGKAFAADLVATTLAGELTTSAIVSVGGDLAVSRPDGVAWPVAVSGQLDEPAVVVWLERGGLATSNTEVRRWTRSGTAYHHLIDPRTGAPATTPWVTASCLGTTSVAANTASTAAIVLGNEATAWLAAHDVTARLVTAEGSVRRTGGWPADEEAAA
- a CDS encoding ferric reductase-like transmembrane domain-containing protein, coding for MNAFLHGPSLWYLNRSTGLVVLALLTVTTVLGVLSTGQGRRLLPRFVGQALHRNLALWSVVLLGLHITTAVVDSYVDIRWWQAVVPWAGASYMPLWLGLGTLSFDLIVLVAVTSLVRARMKHRTWRFVHLLAYGAWGVAVAHGLGIGTDLRQAGWERDAVYAAVALVAGVALIRLVGATARLALREATR
- a CDS encoding NADH-ubiquinone oxidoreductase-F iron-sulfur binding region domain-containing protein; its protein translation is MNSSPIAVCEDPDVHAGPALFSGLDSGPSLAAHREQYGDVPRISLADLTAAIDRTGLRGRGGAAFPFAIKLRAAADGSRRPVVVINLSEGEPASSKDSALARTRPHLVLDGAVATARALGAHAVHVVLPGDRPLTVAAMDAAIAERHDRRMRLVRHVASPRFVAGQARAVLELMAGRPNLPVTAWTPEAVAGHRSRPTLLSNAETWAHVGRLLHTGPPAGLGTDDEPGTTLLTLRLPGARVAVREVQYGASLRSVLPAKDDAAVLLGGFHGTWTTARAARRLKVSVPGFRESGLALGAGLVLAVDDCPVAWTQRIVAYLAGQSARRCGPCLNGLPALAAAVSAIDDGTGTARVEQLAGLVERRGACAHPDGTVRLVRSLLTAYPDEIDRHGAGHCSWTRQATVVRRLRSVAS